A single region of the Salvia miltiorrhiza cultivar Shanhuang (shh) chromosome 8, IMPLAD_Smil_shh, whole genome shotgun sequence genome encodes:
- the LOC131000692 gene encoding uncharacterized protein LOC131000692 → MSTGVLDGSYSSATMGGGSAPATADWRAQVAEFAKGAAEMSVEFGKGVRDVVKQSVVKDDSEIVRKLKGSYANISRKLSFLNDYLPEDRDPRHAWTVIACVWVFALAALIANANQTTTPSFKKMKTHPASANLILLPDGRHLAYQEKGVSAYQARYTMIIPHSFLSSRLAGIPGVKDSLLHEFGVRLVTYDLPGFGESDPHPGRNLESSALDMLHLSYAVNVSGKFWIVGYSGGSIHAWSALRYIPDKVEGAIMVAPMINPYELRLSKDERRMIWGKWATRKRIMYLVARKFPRLLVYFYRRSFLSGDHGRLDKWLLLSLGKKDRARVEDPVFEEFWERDVEESVRQGNAKPFVEEASLQVSDWGFTISDLKLHNKQRGKGILIWLKSVYNLVEERANGFLGPIYIWQGGEDRVVPPAMSNFVRRVLPDVMLQKLPYEGHFSYFYFCDECHRQMFITVYGNPQGPLLPAGDGEEKLEVLFSDVSTDKDNVSCLA, encoded by the exons ATGTCTACGGGTGTGCTCGATGGCAGTTACAGCTCCGCCACTATGGGGGGTGGCAGCGCTCCGGCGACGGCGGACTGGAGGGCTCAGGTGGCGGAGTTCGCTAAGGGAGCGGCGGAGATGAGCGTGGAGTTCGGGAAAGGGGTGCGGGACGTGGTGAAGCAGAGTGTAGTCAAGGACGATTCCGAAATTGTGAGGAAGCTGAAGGGCTCATATGCAAATATCTCTCGGAAATTGAGCTTTCTGAATGACTATCTGCCCGAGGATCGCGATCCACGTCACGCCTGGACTGTCATCGCCTGTGTTTGGGTTTTCGCTTTGGCAG CTCTGATTGCTAATGCTAATCAAACTACGACTCCTTCGTTTAAGAAGATGAAAACGCATCCTGCTAGTGCTAATCTAATACTGCTTCCCGATGGTAGACACTTAGCATATCAGGAGAAAGGTGTTTCTGCTTATCAGGCTAGATACACCATGATTATTCCCCATTCTTTTCTTTCATCGAGGCTGGCAG GGATCCCCGGTGTCAAGGACTCCTTGCTGCACGAGTTTGGTGTTAGGCTCGTGACATACGATCTACCTGGATTTGGTGAAAGTGATCCTCATCCTGGAAGGAACCTCGAGTCATCAGCTTTGGACATGTTGCATTTGTCATATGCTGTGAATGTTTCTGGAAAGTTCTGGATAGTTGGGTATTCTGGTGGAAGCATTCACGCTTGGTCTGCCCTCCGTTACATCCCTGACAAGGTCGAAG GTGCTATCATGGTTGCTCCTATGATTAACCCGTATGAACTGAGACTGAGCAAAGACGAGAGACGGATGATTTGGGGAAAATGGGCAACAAGGAAAAGAATTATGTACCTTGTAGCTCGGAAATTTCCTAGATTACTTGTATACTTCTATCGCAGAAGTTTTCTCTCTGGAGACCATGGTCGTTTGGACAAGTGGCTTTTGTTGTCACTTGGAAAGAAG GATAGAGCTCGTGTAGAGGACCCAGTTTTTGAAGAATTCTGGGAGAGGGATGTTGAGGAATCAGTTCGACAGGGAAATGCAAAACCGTTTGTCGAGGAAGCTTCCTTGCAGGTTTCAGATTGGGGTTTCACCATTTCAGACCTCAAACTGCACAACAAGCAGCGGGGTAAAGGGATTCTCATTTGGCTCAAATCAGTCTACAATTTAGTAGAAGAAAGAGCCAATGGATTCCTCGGCCCGATATACATATGGCAG GGAGGTGAAGATAGAGTCGTCCCTCCAGCAATGAGCAACTTTGTGCGTCGGGTTTTACCCGACGTGATGCTGCAAAAGCTCCCGTACGAAGGCCATTTCAGCTATTTCTATTTCTGTGATGAATGTCATCGGCAGATGTTCATTACAGTGTACGGAAATCCGCAAGGCCCTCTTCTCCCCGCCGGAGATGGTGAAGAGAAGTTGGAAGTATTGTTCAGCGACGTGTCAACGGACAAAGACAATGTTTCTTGTTTAGCTTGA
- the LOC131000693 gene encoding ATP synthase subunit d, mitochondrial: MSGAGKKVADVAFKAGKTIDWEGMAKLLVSDEARREFATLRRAFDEVNTQLQTKFSQEPEPIDWEYYRKGIGSRLVDMYKQAYDEVKIPQYVDNVTPQYKPKFDALLVELKEAEQMSLKESERLEKEVADVQDLKKRLSTMTADEYFEKHPELRKKFDDEIRNDYWGY; this comes from the exons ATGAGCGGAGCGGGGAAGAAGGTCGCTGACGTCGCATTCAAGGCCGGGAAGACTATCGATTGGGAGGGGATGGCGAAGCTGCTGGTCTCCGACGAGGCTCGCCGCGAGTTCGCCACTCTCCGCCGCGCCTTCGACGAGGTCAACACCCAGCTCCAGACCAAGTTCAGCCAG GAACCAGAACCCATTGACTGGGAGTACTACAGAAAAGGGATTGGATCTCGCTTGGTCGATATGTATAAGCAAGCCTATGATG AAGTTAAAATTCCGCAGTATGTCGACAATGTCACTCCTCAGTACAAACCTAAGTTCGATGCTCTG TTGGTAGAACTGAAAGAAGCTGAGCAGATGTCACTGAAGGAGTCTGAAAGATTAGAAAAAGAAGTGGCAGACGTCCAAGATTTGAAG AAACGTCTTAGCACCATGACAGCGGATGAATACTTTGAGAAGCATCCCGAACTCAGAAAGAAGTTTGATGATGAGATTCGGAACGATTACTGGGGCTATTAG
- the LOC131000695 gene encoding shewanella-like protein phosphatase 2, which translates to MDCATVPSLISDFVNTFVDFSVSGGIFLPPEPKSVKNSTDSLRTVFPQPARLIAVGDIHGDLPKAKSALRLAGLIGPDDRWSGESATVVQVGDIFDRGGDEIKLLYFFERLKREAAKAGGTVITMNGNHEIMNVDADFRFVARLGVKEFEDWGFWQCVGNGMKRMCLGIDSDLVFKDLFDGVPDEIPGIPPQFLNGIRARIAALRPNGLISNRFLSKNQTVVVVGDSVFAHGGLLEKHVVYGLERMNEEVRDWIRGLSEKVDSRLVRGADSVVWLRSFSNKLVKDGDCSILEHVLETIPGARRMIMGHTIQEDGINVACGGRAVRVDVGMSKLCGDRFPEVLEIDENSELKVLTSNPLYMKRHYETSNKKDGLGSLIPDQRPRQVEVNA; encoded by the coding sequence ATGGATTGCGCAACCGTTCCGTCTCTCATCTCCGACTTCGTCAACACATTCGTCGATTTCTCCGTCAGCGGCGGCATTTTCCTGCCTCCGGAACCGAAATCGGTTAAAAACTCCACCGATTCCCTGCGAACCGTGTTCCCTCAGCCCGCCCGCCTCATCGCCGTCGGGGACATCCACGGCGATCTCCCCAAGGCTAAATCGGCCCTAAGACTAGCCGGCTTGATCGGACCGGACGACCGATGGTCTGGCGAGTCCGCCACCGTCGTCCAAGTAGGCGATATATTCGACCGCGGCGGCGACGAGATTAAGCTGCTGTATTTCTTCGAGAGATTGAAGAGGGAGGCGGCGAAGGCCGGCGGCACGGTCATCACGATGAACGGGAACCACGAAATCATGAACGTGGATGCGGATTTCCGGTTCGTGGCGCGACTGGGGGTTAAGGAGTTCGAAGATTGGGGGTTTTGGCAATGTGTTGGCAACGGTATGAAGCGAATGTGTTTAGGGATTGATAGCGATCTCGTGTTTAAGGATTTGTTCGATGGCGTGCCGGATGAGATCCCGGGGATTCCGCCGCAGTTTTTGAACGGAATTAGGGCTCGGATTGCCGCCCTGCGCCCTAATGGATTGATCTCGAATAGGTTCTTGTCGAAGAACCAGACGGTGGTGGTGGTAGGGGACTCCGTCTTCGCTCACGGCGGCTTGTTGGAGAAGCACGTCGTTTATGGATTGGAGCGGATGAATGAGGAGGTGAGGGATTGGATTCGTGGATTGAGCGAGAAGGTGGATAGCCGATTGGTGAGGGGGGCGGACTCCGTTGTTTGGTTGAGGAGCTTCTCGAACAAGCTGGTGAAGGACGGCGATTGTTCGATTCTGGAGCATGTGCTGGAGACTATCCCGGGGGCAAGAAGGATGATCATGGGGCACACGATTCAGGAAGATGGTATTAACGTTGCCTGTGGCGGCCGCGCCGTAAGAGTTGACGTTGGAATGTCTAAGCTGTGTGGCGATCGTTTTCCTGAGGTTTTGGAGATTGATGAGAATTCGGAGCTCAAAGTTTTGACATCCAATCCTCTGTATATGAAACGCCATTATGAAACTTCCAATAAGAAAGACGGGTTAGGTTCGTTGATCCCTGATCAAAGACCAAGACAGGTTGAAGTGAATGCTTGA
- the LOC131000696 gene encoding LOB domain-containing protein 1, producing MEGSDSTSSQSPSPSVVMSPCAACKILRRRCIEKCVLAPYFPPHDPLKFTTAHRVFGASNIIKFLQEVPEAQREDAVSSMVYEANARLRDPVYGCAGAICHLQKQVADLQEQLAKAQAQIVNMQCHHSNLMALICMDMDMDDFSCSPHTDTNNLLDPLWII from the coding sequence ATGGAGGGCAGCGACAGTACTAGCTCTCAATCTCCATCCCCATCCGTGGTGATGAGCCCTTGCGCCGCCTGCAAGATCCTGCGGCGGCGCTGCATCGAGAAATGCGTGCTGGCGCCTTACTTCCCGCCGCACGACCCGCTGAAATTCACGACCGCTCACCGCGTGTTCGGCGCCAGCAACATAATCAAGTTCCTGCAGGAAGTCCCCGAGGCGCAGCGGGAGGACGCGGTGAGCAGCATGGTGTACGAGGCCAACGCGAGGCTGCGGGACCCCGTCTACGGCTGCGCCGGGGCCATATGCCACCTGCAGAAGCAGGTCGCCGACCTGCAGGAGCAACTGGCCAAGGCGCAAGCCCAGATTGTCAACATGCAATGCCACCACTCCAATCTCATGGCTCTCATCTGCATGGACATGGACATGGACGACTTCTCCTGTAGCCCCCACACAGACACCAACAATCTCTTGGACCCACTCTGGATCATCTAA